Proteins encoded together in one Chryseobacterium sp. G0201 window:
- a CDS encoding site-specific integrase — MKVHIRRRQNSAGDKYNLSLEVYSGYSVSANGNSKPKRVTAKLDYYLYTNPKTPQQKNHNKEVEKKVEIIRAEKEKEYLNNKYGFRSEIKAKANFIDYFAKLTDERMESLGNYGNWDSVLKHLKKYSGENISFDDVDITYCEGFKNYLQKIAKTKAGQPLSGNSVSSYFTKMRAALNKAVDDGIILTNPSHKVSTPKPVENEREFLTLEEVQALFKTECRYDVLKRAFLFSCLTGMRWSDVNNLSWKQVQKEGENWKINFHQQKTRSLQYHYINEQARELMKEMQDAEERVFVGLRYSAYMNTALLQWCMKAGISKHITFHCGRHTYATLQLTLGTDLFTVSKLLGHSEIRTTQIYAKVIDKRKIEAVNTIPKFEL; from the coding sequence ATGAAAGTCCATATCAGAAGACGCCAAAATTCAGCCGGAGATAAATATAATCTATCGCTGGAGGTTTATTCAGGGTATTCCGTGAGTGCGAACGGAAATTCAAAGCCGAAGAGGGTTACCGCAAAACTAGATTACTATCTGTATACAAATCCTAAAACACCTCAGCAAAAAAACCATAACAAAGAAGTTGAAAAAAAAGTTGAAATTATCCGTGCTGAAAAGGAGAAAGAATATTTGAATAATAAGTATGGTTTCAGATCTGAAATAAAAGCTAAAGCTAATTTCATTGATTATTTTGCGAAACTCACTGACGAGCGTATGGAAAGTTTGGGGAACTATGGAAATTGGGATAGCGTATTAAAGCACTTAAAAAAGTATTCAGGAGAAAATATTTCGTTTGATGATGTGGATATTACCTACTGCGAAGGCTTCAAAAATTATTTACAAAAAATTGCAAAAACAAAAGCCGGTCAGCCTTTGTCAGGAAATTCCGTAAGTTCATATTTTACAAAAATGAGAGCTGCACTTAATAAAGCAGTCGATGACGGAATTATTCTGACAAATCCTTCCCATAAAGTCTCAACACCAAAACCAGTTGAGAATGAGCGCGAATTTCTCACTTTAGAAGAGGTTCAAGCATTATTCAAAACAGAATGCAGATATGATGTATTGAAAAGAGCGTTTTTATTTTCTTGTCTTACCGGAATGCGTTGGTCAGATGTCAATAATCTCTCATGGAAGCAGGTGCAGAAAGAAGGAGAAAACTGGAAGATTAATTTTCATCAGCAAAAAACGAGAAGTTTACAGTATCATTATATCAATGAACAAGCTAGAGAATTGATGAAAGAAATGCAGGATGCAGAAGAGAGAGTTTTCGTGGGTCTTCGCTATTCGGCTTATATGAATACTGCATTATTGCAATGGTGTATGAAAGCCGGAATTTCAAAACACATTACTTTCCATTGCGGACGACATACCTATGCCACTTTGCAACTTACTTTAGGGACGGATTTATTTACTGTTTCCAAATTATTAGGACACAGTGAAATCCGTACAACCCAAATTTACGCCAAAGTGATTGACAAAAGGAAAATTGAAGCGGTGAATACTATTCCAAAGTTTGAATTATGA
- the mnmE gene encoding tRNA uridine-5-carboxymethylaminomethyl(34) synthesis GTPase MnmE, with product MNNDTICALATANGVGALGIIRVSGNDALSVVQKSFPGKKLEKQKSHTIHYGYFMDGDEAIDEVMLSIFLAPKSFTTENSVEIAFHGSPHIGKRILETLINNGARMAKAGEFTLRAFINGRIDLSQAEAIADVIASENEASRKVAINQLKGGIRNEISFLRTDLLNFVSLIELELDFAEEDVEFADRSALNQLLDKIELKLNSLIESFQYGNAIKNGTAVAIIGKPNAGKSTLLNALLKEERAIVSSIAGTTRDTIEEILHIKGHAFRLIDTAGLRDTIDEIEAIGVKKAKEKVENANILVYLADAATADFSDDIEMIKSLQRNDLKLIICATKIDEVSPTTYEKVENIFRNEISQEFDFIKISAVENQNIQDLKNELSSYVEQLKSAENNVVITNQRHFEALGKSLDAVNKVKEAITFQISTELLAYELRNALEHLGEISGEVTNDEVLGNIFSKFCIGK from the coding sequence ATGAATAACGATACCATTTGCGCACTGGCTACGGCCAATGGAGTAGGAGCTTTAGGGATTATCAGAGTTTCGGGGAACGATGCTTTATCTGTCGTTCAGAAATCTTTTCCGGGAAAAAAATTGGAAAAACAGAAATCTCACACGATTCATTACGGCTATTTTATGGATGGCGATGAGGCGATCGATGAGGTGATGTTGTCTATTTTTCTGGCACCGAAAAGTTTTACAACTGAAAACTCTGTGGAAATTGCTTTTCATGGCTCACCGCATATTGGAAAACGTATTCTTGAAACTTTAATTAATAATGGAGCGAGAATGGCAAAAGCAGGGGAATTTACCCTTCGTGCTTTTATCAACGGGAGAATCGACCTTTCTCAGGCTGAAGCCATTGCAGATGTGATTGCTTCTGAAAATGAAGCTTCCAGAAAAGTTGCCATCAATCAGTTGAAAGGCGGAATTAGGAATGAGATATCGTTTTTAAGAACTGATTTACTGAATTTTGTTTCCTTAATAGAATTGGAGCTTGATTTTGCAGAAGAAGACGTAGAATTTGCCGACAGATCTGCTTTGAATCAGTTGCTTGATAAGATTGAATTAAAACTTAATTCTCTGATTGAAAGTTTCCAATACGGAAATGCCATTAAAAACGGAACCGCCGTTGCCATCATCGGAAAACCCAATGCCGGAAAATCAACCTTACTGAATGCTTTATTGAAGGAAGAAAGAGCGATCGTTAGTAGCATTGCCGGAACGACGAGAGATACAATTGAAGAAATTCTTCACATTAAAGGTCATGCTTTCCGTTTAATAGATACGGCGGGATTGCGTGATACAATTGATGAAATTGAAGCTATCGGAGTAAAAAAAGCCAAAGAAAAAGTGGAGAATGCTAATATTTTAGTCTACTTGGCTGATGCTGCAACAGCAGATTTCTCTGACGATATTGAAATGATCAAATCTTTGCAACGAAATGATTTAAAATTAATTATCTGCGCTACAAAAATTGATGAAGTTTCTCCGACAACCTATGAAAAAGTAGAAAATATTTTCCGAAACGAGATTTCCCAGGAATTTGATTTTATTAAAATTTCGGCCGTTGAAAATCAGAATATTCAGGATCTTAAAAATGAATTGTCTTCTTATGTTGAACAATTGAAATCTGCAGAAAATAATGTGGTGATTACCAATCAACGTCATTTTGAAGCTTTAGGTAAGTCTTTGGATGCCGTGAATAAAGTGAAGGAGGCAATTACTTTCCAGATTTCAACAGAATTGTTAGCTTATGAGTTGAGAAATGCGTTGGAGCATCTTGGAGAAATATCTGGTGAGGTAACTAATGATGAGGTGTTGGGGAATATTTTTTCTAAGTTTTGTATCGGGAAATAA
- a CDS encoding NAD(P)H-dependent oxidoreductase has protein sequence MKKILIINGHPNKDSFNFGIAKAYKEGALQSGAEVQEIVIADLDFNPNLQFGYQKRMELEPDLINAWEKIQWADHLVWIHPVWWGGLPAITKGFIDRLFLPGFAFKYRENSVWWDKLLKGKTARIITTVDQPGWYYRLFFGRPSVNQLRKSTLEFCGIQPVKITYVGVIKTSDEKQRQKWLEKIKLLGAKRK, from the coding sequence ATGAAAAAAATACTGATTATTAACGGTCATCCTAACAAAGATTCTTTCAACTTTGGAATTGCGAAAGCTTATAAAGAAGGCGCTTTGCAATCTGGAGCGGAAGTTCAGGAAATTGTGATTGCAGATTTAGATTTTAATCCGAATCTGCAATTCGGGTATCAGAAAAGAATGGAGTTGGAACCTGATCTAATTAACGCTTGGGAGAAAATACAATGGGCAGATCATTTGGTTTGGATTCATCCTGTTTGGTGGGGTGGTTTACCTGCGATTACAAAAGGTTTTATTGATCGACTTTTTCTTCCGGGTTTTGCTTTTAAATACCGAGAAAATTCTGTCTGGTGGGATAAATTGTTGAAAGGGAAAACCGCTCGCATTATCACAACAGTGGATCAGCCCGGTTGGTATTATCGACTCTTTTTTGGAAGGCCGAGTGTGAATCAGCTTAGAAAATCTACATTAGAATTTTGTGGAATACAACCCGTAAAAATTACTTATGTAGGAGTTATAAAAACCTCCGATGAAAAACAGCGTCAAAAATGGCTCGAAAAAATTAAATTATTGGGAGCAAAACGGAAGTGA
- a CDS encoding saccharopine dehydrogenase translates to MKSNIVIIGGNGMVGKTIARILSSRNPNSNIFIGGRKQGKTENDLIIDVTKPQTFQSILDKKIDVIILSVNDKEDHVLRFAIENKIDYLDITKPTPDLTKAYDFAKKQTINSRIVFSSGWMGGIVGGLIHSFSRQVKDIQSVDLFVYYSVKDLAGESSAHFMAENVAKPFVNYQNNKPVSIKHFLNAEPFEFSFGIGKRQAYNFDVPDLYILNQIEKIPNVSVKMTYNSKFITWLLGAFQKIKLYNILSLKERKMVFASSGNGDQSVFEIVIKTNSETKKISLQSTKGQAELTALSAVLHTEELLKNNHDNKIYFSHQLYQGSSLYESLKAYETINIQVTE, encoded by the coding sequence ATGAAGTCAAACATTGTAATTATCGGTGGAAATGGAATGGTAGGAAAAACCATTGCCCGAATTCTTTCATCCAGAAATCCAAATAGCAATATTTTCATTGGAGGCAGAAAACAAGGAAAAACGGAAAATGATTTAATCATTGATGTTACCAAACCTCAGACTTTTCAATCTATTCTTGATAAAAAAATAGATGTGATTATCCTTTCTGTGAATGATAAAGAAGATCATGTACTCCGTTTCGCGATTGAAAACAAAATCGATTATCTGGATATCACCAAGCCAACGCCTGATCTTACGAAAGCTTATGATTTTGCTAAAAAACAGACGATCAACAGCCGAATTGTTTTCAGTTCAGGCTGGATGGGCGGAATCGTGGGTGGTTTGATACATTCATTTTCACGTCAGGTAAAAGATATTCAGAGTGTTGATCTTTTCGTGTATTATTCTGTGAAAGACTTGGCAGGAGAAAGTTCGGCACATTTTATGGCTGAAAACGTGGCCAAACCTTTTGTTAATTATCAAAATAACAAACCAGTCTCTATCAAACACTTTTTGAATGCGGAACCTTTTGAATTTTCTTTTGGGATTGGAAAAAGACAAGCCTATAATTTTGATGTTCCGGATCTTTACATTTTAAATCAAATTGAGAAAATTCCGAATGTCAGCGTAAAAATGACGTATAATTCAAAATTCATTACCTGGTTATTGGGTGCATTTCAGAAAATAAAATTATATAATATTCTATCTTTAAAGGAAAGAAAAATGGTTTTCGCTTCCAGTGGAAATGGAGATCAGTCGGTTTTTGAAATTGTTATTAAAACAAATAGTGAAACTAAAAAAATAAGTCTTCAAAGTACAAAAGGACAGGCTGAATTAACGGCATTATCCGCTGTTTTGCACACAGAAGAATTGTTGAAAAATAATCATGACAATAAGATCTATTTCAGTCATCAGCTGTATCAAGGTTCTTCCTTATACGAATCATTAAAGGCTTATGAAACCATCAATATACAAGTAACAGAATGA
- a CDS encoding Crp/Fnr family transcriptional regulator — MIQDFFHSFNIFSEQEIEDFAQLFEVRKVNKNDIFIQEGEKCKEIALIRSGIFRSYYISDEGKDSTYCFRFPNDLLASYSSFISGAPSVETMQAISDADLLILKKDKIDELVQTHPNWLKFLKIVAEQEYLELEKRFFQLQRDNAKKRYVTLLENQPNYIQEIPLQYLASYLGITQRHLSRIRKEISF, encoded by the coding sequence ATGATACAGGATTTCTTTCATAGTTTTAATATATTTTCAGAACAGGAAATTGAAGATTTTGCACAACTTTTTGAAGTGAGAAAAGTGAACAAAAACGATATTTTTATACAGGAAGGTGAAAAATGTAAAGAAATTGCATTGATTAGATCTGGTATTTTCCGGTCGTACTATATTTCTGATGAAGGAAAGGACAGTACGTATTGTTTCAGGTTTCCTAATGATCTGTTGGCTTCCTATTCATCATTTATTTCAGGTGCTCCAAGTGTGGAAACGATGCAGGCTATTTCTGATGCAGATCTGTTGATTTTAAAGAAAGATAAAATTGATGAATTGGTTCAGACTCATCCGAATTGGTTGAAATTTTTAAAAATAGTTGCCGAACAGGAATATCTCGAACTGGAAAAACGCTTTTTCCAGTTACAGAGGGATAATGCAAAGAAACGGTATGTTACTTTGCTAGAGAATCAGCCCAATTATATTCAGGAAATTCCGTTGCAATATCTGGCGTCTTATTTAGGTATAACCCAAAGGCATTTGAGCCGAATCAGAAAAGAAATTTCTTTTTAG
- a CDS encoding aminopeptidase P family protein, protein MTSKEKVAALREEMQKNNVDAFIVYSADPHMSEYLPEEWQERSWLSGFLGSAGFVVVTQDKAGLWTDGRYFTQAAIELDGSGIDLFKDGMEGTPNYIDWIISEIPTNGKVAVNAVATSHANWELLSQKLNSKNITIVDLPLLKTIWTDRGTPSKNPIFVHPVQWAGKSVTDKISAIRQKMEDQEATVHIISSLDDVAWTLNLRGSDVESNPVFLGYIIITKNDAILFTDLEKLEVEARKQMDESFVKMMPYEEFYNHLNVFKNETVLVSPNSNQSIYEALKDNNQFIKAPVPGNLMKAQKNETELEGFRKVMVRDGVAMVKFLYWLRHNAGKEAMTEYSIGEKLRGFRAEGENFVGESFGSIVGYKDNGAIMHYSAKSEGSKEVTNDSSILVDSGGQYLEGTTDITRTLSLGDVSDDFKRNSTLVLQGLIRLSMVKFPKGTKGVHLDAIARLPLWMEGKDFNHGTGHGVGSFMNVHEGPQNIRKDLNPQDLLVGMVCSNEPGYYLEGDYGIRHENLIAVKEAETTIHGTFYEFETLTFCPFFKDTIVKEILSEQEIAWLNSYHKTCEEKLSPYLEGEVKEWFLELVSPL, encoded by the coding sequence ATGACTTCAAAGGAAAAAGTAGCTGCGCTTCGCGAAGAAATGCAGAAAAATAATGTTGATGCATTTATAGTATATTCTGCGGATCCGCATATGAGTGAATATCTGCCTGAAGAATGGCAGGAAAGGTCTTGGTTATCGGGATTTTTAGGTTCTGCAGGTTTTGTGGTTGTTACACAAGATAAAGCAGGACTTTGGACAGACGGAAGATATTTCACACAAGCTGCCATCGAATTAGACGGTTCAGGAATCGATCTTTTCAAAGACGGAATGGAAGGAACTCCCAACTATATCGACTGGATCATTTCAGAAATTCCAACGAACGGAAAAGTAGCGGTAAATGCTGTAGCAACTTCTCACGCAAACTGGGAATTGCTTTCTCAAAAATTAAATTCAAAAAACATAACGATCGTTGATCTGCCTCTTTTAAAAACCATTTGGACAGACAGAGGAACGCCTTCAAAAAATCCAATATTCGTACATCCTGTACAATGGGCTGGTAAATCTGTAACAGATAAAATTTCTGCAATCCGTCAAAAAATGGAAGACCAGGAAGCGACGGTTCATATCATTTCAAGCTTGGATGATGTTGCTTGGACTTTAAATTTAAGAGGTAGCGATGTTGAAAGCAATCCTGTATTTTTAGGATACATCATTATCACTAAAAATGATGCGATCTTATTCACTGATCTGGAAAAATTAGAGGTTGAAGCAAGAAAGCAGATGGATGAATCTTTCGTAAAAATGATGCCTTACGAAGAGTTTTATAATCACTTAAATGTATTTAAAAACGAAACGGTTTTAGTATCTCCAAACAGCAATCAGTCTATTTATGAGGCTTTAAAAGATAATAATCAATTCATCAAAGCTCCGGTTCCAGGAAACTTAATGAAAGCTCAGAAAAATGAAACTGAACTGGAAGGTTTCAGAAAAGTAATGGTGAGAGACGGTGTTGCGATGGTGAAATTCCTTTATTGGTTAAGACATAACGCCGGAAAGGAAGCAATGACCGAATATTCTATCGGCGAAAAATTGAGAGGTTTCCGTGCAGAAGGTGAAAATTTTGTCGGAGAAAGTTTCGGAAGTATTGTTGGATATAAAGATAACGGTGCAATTATGCACTATTCTGCAAAAAGTGAAGGCAGTAAGGAAGTTACAAACGACTCAAGTATTTTGGTAGATTCAGGAGGTCAGTATCTTGAAGGAACGACGGATATTACAAGAACGTTGTCTTTGGGAGATGTTTCTGATGATTTTAAAAGAAATTCAACTTTAGTTTTACAAGGATTGATCCGTTTATCAATGGTGAAATTCCCGAAAGGAACAAAAGGAGTTCATCTTGACGCAATCGCAAGACTTCCGTTGTGGATGGAAGGGAAAGATTTCAACCACGGAACAGGTCACGGTGTCGGAAGTTTCATGAACGTTCATGAAGGTCCTCAAAACATCAGAAAAGACTTAAATCCTCAAGATCTTTTGGTAGGAATGGTTTGTTCAAACGAGCCGGGTTATTACTTAGAAGGAGATTACGGAATCCGTCATGAGAATTTGATCGCTGTAAAAGAAGCGGAAACAACCATTCACGGAACTTTCTATGAATTTGAAACATTGACGTTCTGCCCGTTCTTTAAAGATACGATCGTAAAAGAAATTCTTTCTGAACAAGAAATTGCTTGGTTAAACAGCTATCACAAAACATGTGAAGAAAAACTTTCACCATATTTGGAAGGTGAGGTTAAAGAATGGTTCTTAGAATTGGTAAGCCCGCTTTAA
- a CDS encoding DUF6526 family protein: protein MERQNYKNHRKFYPPHHFIYLPLLILLEVFGIYKIFNDEAHKLTWELFSIVIFLILYLAIMTRQHYALGLQNRLVRLEFKQRYFEIFNQRSDEVEEKLSFGQLAALRFAYDEEFKELLYKALHENISGDEIKRSIKNWRPDQHRI from the coding sequence ATGGAGAGACAGAATTACAAAAATCACAGGAAATTTTATCCACCTCATCATTTCATTTATCTTCCATTATTAATTCTGTTGGAAGTTTTTGGGATCTATAAAATTTTTAATGATGAGGCGCACAAGTTGACTTGGGAACTGTTTTCGATTGTCATTTTTCTGATTTTATATCTAGCCATCATGACCCGACAACATTATGCGTTGGGACTTCAAAATCGTTTGGTAAGACTTGAGTTTAAACAAAGATATTTTGAGATCTTTAATCAAAGATCAGATGAAGTGGAAGAAAAATTAAGTTTTGGTCAGCTCGCAGCTCTTAGATTCGCTTATGATGAGGAATTTAAGGAACTTTTATACAAAGCGCTTCATGAGAATATCTCTGGAGACGAAATTAAAAGGTCAATAAAAAACTGGCGACCGGACCAACACAGAATTTAA
- a CDS encoding phosphatidate cytidylyltransferase: MKKLSLYSMTIFSLLLLTSCEAVETIFKAGMWWGIILVVGVIALIIWLFSRGKNS; encoded by the coding sequence ATGAAAAAATTATCATTATACAGTATGACGATATTCAGTTTGTTATTATTAACAAGCTGTGAAGCAGTAGAAACAATCTTTAAAGCAGGTATGTGGTGGGGAATTATTTTAGTGGTAGGCGTAATAGCCCTTATTATATGGCTATTTTCTAGGGGTAAGAACTCTTAA
- a CDS encoding DNA topoisomerase IB, with the protein MNNSDLDIISHLKPSKIVKIMKDPEASARAVNLIYTSDAESAGIIRKKKGKKYSYFKDGERIKDKEEIKRINGLVIPPAWENVWICALDNGHLQATGFDGKKRKQYRYHPLWSALRNHTKFYRMLQFGYALPEIRLHIEQDLALRNFEKRKILALIVSLMQRTNIRIGNNAYEKLYGSFGLTTLKDKHVKIKGQKMTFSFKGKKGIMHNIDLKSRRLSRLVQKCKDIPGKELFQFLDEDDNRHSIDSGMVNDYIKEISGEDFTAKDFRTWSGTVNALIAFKEIGYAESNTEYKKKVKEALEMVASHLGNTSTVCRKYYVHPLVINLYENNTIKKYLDELEQIEENDGKAGLTHEEKLVLKILETEKM; encoded by the coding sequence ATGAATAATTCAGACTTAGACATTATTTCTCACCTCAAACCTTCTAAGATTGTAAAAATTATGAAAGATCCGGAGGCTTCTGCAAGGGCGGTAAATCTAATTTACACGTCCGACGCAGAATCTGCGGGTATTATCCGTAAAAAAAAGGGTAAAAAATACTCTTATTTTAAAGATGGAGAACGAATTAAGGATAAAGAGGAGATCAAAAGAATTAACGGGTTGGTCATTCCTCCGGCATGGGAGAATGTCTGGATCTGTGCTTTAGATAACGGACACCTTCAGGCGACAGGCTTTGATGGTAAAAAGAGAAAACAATACCGCTACCATCCGCTTTGGAGCGCGTTGAGAAATCATACAAAATTTTACAGAATGTTGCAGTTTGGGTACGCGTTACCTGAAATACGGCTGCATATTGAACAAGATTTAGCGTTAAGAAATTTCGAAAAAAGAAAAATTTTAGCCTTAATTGTAAGTTTAATGCAACGCACCAACATTCGTATTGGAAATAATGCCTATGAAAAACTGTACGGTTCTTTTGGTTTAACCACTTTAAAAGACAAGCACGTAAAAATCAAAGGACAAAAAATGACCTTTTCGTTTAAAGGCAAAAAGGGAATCATGCACAATATTGATCTTAAAAGCAGAAGACTTTCTAGATTGGTACAGAAATGCAAGGATATTCCGGGGAAAGAACTTTTCCAGTTTCTGGATGAAGATGATAATCGCCACTCAATAGATTCTGGAATGGTGAATGATTATATTAAAGAAATCAGCGGTGAAGATTTTACTGCAAAAGACTTCAGAACATGGTCGGGAACCGTGAACGCGTTAATTGCTTTTAAAGAAATCGGCTATGCAGAAAGCAACACCGAATACAAAAAGAAAGTAAAAGAAGCCTTGGAAATGGTCGCTTCTCATCTCGGAAATACAAGTACGGTTTGCAGAAAATACTATGTTCACCCATTAGTTATCAATCTTTACGAAAATAATACCATTAAAAAATATCTTGATGAGTTAGAACAAATCGAGGAAAATGATGGTAAAGCTGGTCTCACTCACGAAGAAAAATTAGTGCTGAAGATTCTTGAAACCGAAAAAATGTAA
- the pruA gene encoding L-glutamate gamma-semialdehyde dehydrogenase: MSKAISQVPFAVNEPVNSYAPGTPEVKSLIAQYKKMWAEKIEIPMVIDGKEVKTGDTVQLQSPQDHAHDFGFYHRGTMQHVDDAINSALAAKKEWNELGWEHRAAIFLKAADLLAGPYRDVINAATMIGQSKNVHQAEIDAACEFIDFLRFNVEFMTEMYSEQPVSDAGIWNRVEYRPLEGFCFAVTPFNFTAISGNLPTCMAMLGNVVVWKPSDKQIYSAKVIMDVLIEAGLPKGVINMIFTDGKETAEKVLAHRDFAGLHFTGSTKVFQGMWKMIGDNIHNYRTYPRIVGETGGKDFVIAHPSANVEAVATGLVRGSFEYQGQKCSAASRAYIPKSLWADVKKVMETQIASIKIGSPEDPSNFVNAVIDKNSFEKCKGYIDRANASSEANVVIGGKVDDSKGWFVNPTVIETTNPQYESMVEEIFGPILSVFVYEDADWSETLKIVDSSSPYSLTGSVFAQDRYAVNEAFKALENASGNFYINDKPTGAVVGQQPFGGGRASGTNDKAGSKMNLLRWTSVRSIKETFVSPKDYKYPYLG, translated from the coding sequence ATGTCAAAAGCAATTTCGCAAGTACCATTTGCAGTAAATGAGCCGGTAAATTCTTACGCACCGGGAACTCCAGAAGTTAAAAGCCTTATCGCTCAATACAAAAAAATGTGGGCAGAGAAGATAGAAATCCCAATGGTTATCGACGGTAAAGAAGTAAAAACTGGTGATACAGTTCAGCTTCAGTCGCCTCAGGATCATGCTCATGATTTCGGTTTTTACCACAGAGGTACAATGCAACATGTAGATGATGCGATTAATTCTGCATTAGCTGCTAAAAAAGAATGGAATGAGCTAGGTTGGGAACACCGTGCTGCGATCTTCTTAAAGGCTGCTGATCTATTGGCGGGACCTTACAGAGATGTGATCAACGCAGCTACAATGATCGGACAGTCTAAGAATGTTCATCAGGCTGAAATTGATGCAGCTTGTGAGTTCATCGATTTCTTGAGATTCAACGTAGAATTCATGACAGAAATGTATTCTGAGCAGCCGGTTTCTGATGCAGGAATCTGGAATCGTGTAGAATACAGACCATTAGAAGGATTTTGTTTTGCAGTAACTCCGTTCAACTTTACAGCTATTTCAGGAAACTTGCCAACATGCATGGCAATGCTTGGAAACGTAGTAGTTTGGAAGCCTTCTGATAAGCAAATCTATTCTGCAAAAGTAATCATGGACGTTCTTATTGAAGCTGGTCTTCCTAAAGGAGTTATCAACATGATTTTTACAGACGGAAAAGAAACTGCTGAGAAAGTTTTAGCACACAGAGATTTTGCCGGACTTCACTTTACAGGTTCTACAAAAGTTTTTCAGGGAATGTGGAAAATGATCGGTGATAATATTCATAACTACAGAACATACCCAAGAATTGTTGGAGAGACTGGTGGAAAAGATTTCGTTATCGCTCACCCTTCTGCTAATGTAGAAGCTGTTGCAACAGGTTTGGTAAGAGGTTCTTTCGAATATCAAGGGCAGAAATGTTCTGCTGCTTCTAGAGCTTATATTCCTAAGTCTCTTTGGGCTGATGTGAAAAAAGTAATGGAAACTCAGATCGCTTCAATTAAAATCGGTTCTCCGGAAGATCCTTCAAACTTTGTAAATGCTGTTATCGATAAAAATTCTTTCGAAAAATGTAAAGGATATATCGACAGAGCAAATGCATCAAGTGAAGCAAATGTTGTGATCGGTGGAAAAGTAGATGATTCTAAAGGATGGTTTGTAAATCCAACAGTAATCGAAACTACAAATCCTCAATATGAAAGTATGGTTGAAGAAATCTTCGGACCTATCTTATCTGTTTTCGTTTATGAAGATGCAGACTGGTCTGAAACATTGAAAATTGTTGATTCTTCTTCTCCTTATTCATTAACAGGTTCTGTATTTGCACAAGATCGTTATGCGGTAAATGAAGCTTTCAAAGCATTGGAAAATGCATCAGGAAACTTCTACATCAACGACAAACCAACAGGTGCTGTTGTAGGTCAACAGCCTTTCGGTGGTGGTAGAGCTTCAGGAACCAACGATAAAGCAGGTTCTAAAATGAACTTACTAAGATGGACGTCTGTAAGAAGTATCAAAGAAACGTTTGTTTCTCCTAAAGATTACAAATATCCATATCTTGGTTAA
- a CDS encoding cytochrome C551: MKKFLLLSIGLGIIAVSCGTKESSMSSSSSDSAAVDTNKMQSSTSTTDSVATTTTNPDSIKIKMDTVTAPATK; encoded by the coding sequence ATGAAAAAGTTTTTGTTATTAAGTATAGGTTTAGGAATAATTGCAGTGAGCTGCGGAACTAAAGAATCATCAATGTCGTCAAGTAGCTCCGATTCAGCTGCAGTAGATACCAATAAAATGCAATCTTCAACATCTACTACAGACTCGGTGGCTACAACAACTACAAATCCTGATAGTATCAAGATTAAGATGGACACTGTTACTGCTCCTGCAACCAAATAA